In one window of Paenarthrobacter nicotinovorans DNA:
- a CDS encoding nucleoside/nucleotide kinase family protein codes for MLGENETMGKAGFFRLLAADLQALGAGRQLVGIDGVDGSGKSTFAEGLSEALTLSQARPVLIIHVDDFLNLQEVRHRRGRASPEGFWLDTYDYEALEKYVLTPLGKGGDGVYRPAAADVRKDVPLHPEPRKAPSDAIILVEGMFLHRDRMAGHWDYSVFLDVPFAETARRMSIRDGSNPDPEHPSMRRYVGGQRLYFEESRPWTRASRVVDNTLPEQPRLLSATEAAQRQR; via the coding sequence ATGCTTGGGGAGAACGAGACCATGGGAAAGGCTGGGTTTTTCCGTCTCTTGGCAGCGGACTTGCAGGCACTCGGGGCTGGACGGCAGCTCGTTGGCATCGACGGCGTGGATGGCAGTGGCAAATCAACCTTCGCCGAGGGGTTGTCGGAAGCGCTCACGTTGTCCCAGGCCCGTCCCGTCCTGATTATTCACGTCGATGATTTCCTCAATCTTCAGGAAGTCCGACACCGCCGGGGCCGGGCATCGCCCGAGGGATTCTGGCTGGATACATATGACTACGAGGCGCTTGAGAAGTACGTCCTCACCCCGCTCGGGAAGGGCGGCGACGGCGTGTATCGTCCGGCAGCTGCGGATGTCCGAAAGGATGTGCCGCTACACCCCGAACCCCGGAAGGCGCCGTCCGATGCGATCATCCTGGTGGAGGGAATGTTCCTCCACCGCGACCGGATGGCCGGCCACTGGGACTACTCCGTTTTCCTCGATGTTCCCTTCGCGGAAACGGCCAGGCGCATGTCTATCAGGGATGGCAGCAACCCGGACCCTGAACACCCCTCTATGCGCCGCTACGTTGGTGGGCAGCGGCTCTACTTTGAAGAGAGCCGGCCATGGACGCGCGCCTCACGGGTTGTCGACAACACTCTTCCCGAACAGCCGCGGCTGCTGTCTGCAACAGAGGCCGCACAGCGGCAGCGCTGA
- a CDS encoding MarR family winged helix-turn-helix transcriptional regulator, producing MPLSPGESPGFLLWHATLRWQREVAAALAPHGITHVQFVLLACTWWLNKEGGHPNQLAVARQAGTDVKMASQVLRTLEQKGLIEREVDPADTRSKRLRVTAAGAELAPLAIAAVELADAHFFGPASGGDLVPLLKRLAHPED from the coding sequence ATGCCGCTCAGCCCCGGCGAAAGTCCAGGATTCCTGTTGTGGCACGCGACTCTTCGTTGGCAACGTGAGGTCGCGGCGGCCCTGGCCCCGCACGGCATCACCCACGTGCAGTTCGTCCTGTTGGCGTGCACCTGGTGGCTCAACAAAGAGGGCGGCCATCCCAATCAGCTGGCCGTAGCCCGTCAGGCCGGCACCGATGTGAAGATGGCGTCGCAGGTTCTGCGCACATTGGAACAGAAGGGCCTCATCGAGCGCGAAGTGGACCCTGCGGACACGCGGTCCAAGCGGCTGCGAGTCACAGCGGCGGGGGCAGAGCTGGCCCCGCTTGCCATTGCCGCCGTTGAACTCGCCGATGCCCACTTCTTCGGACCTGCTTCCGGCGGTGACCTAGTCCCCCTGTTGAAGCGGTTGGCGCATCCGGAGGATTAG
- a CDS encoding APC family permease — MIGAGVFAAFTPAAAAAGSGLLIGLVVAAFVAFCNATSSAQLAARYPTSGGTYIYGRERLGQWPGFLAGWGFVIGKTASAAAMAMTFAAYAAPQGWERPVAIAAVVLLTAVNYHGVTRTAGLTRVLVVAVLGALAIAIAAVWGGSGPDFGNIVGEGLLAHGWYGVLQSAGLLFFAFAGYARIATMGEEVRDPRRTIPRAITIALGITIVIYAVIAITLLGVLGPQGVAGTPTPLADAVATGSMAWAAPVVRVGAAVASLGALLALIAGLGRTSLAMARERDLPPWLAAVHPKYKVPHRAETALAVVVCLVIAVADLRGAIGFSSFGVLLYYLVANVAAYTQPQEDRRYPKFLQVAGAVACVGLVMTLPPLSVGLGVLMFAAGIIYRLLRLRRNRT, encoded by the coding sequence ATGATCGGAGCCGGCGTCTTCGCGGCCTTCACCCCCGCAGCCGCAGCAGCCGGATCAGGCTTGTTGATCGGGCTGGTGGTGGCGGCATTCGTGGCCTTCTGCAACGCCACCTCCTCTGCGCAGCTCGCGGCGAGGTACCCCACTTCCGGGGGCACCTACATTTACGGTCGTGAACGGCTCGGCCAATGGCCCGGGTTCCTTGCCGGATGGGGGTTCGTCATCGGCAAAACGGCCAGTGCCGCCGCGATGGCAATGACCTTCGCCGCCTATGCCGCACCGCAGGGCTGGGAGCGGCCGGTGGCGATCGCCGCCGTCGTACTTCTGACCGCCGTGAACTATCACGGCGTGACCCGAACCGCGGGCCTTACCCGGGTGCTCGTGGTTGCCGTGCTGGGTGCCTTGGCGATCGCTATTGCAGCAGTCTGGGGTGGTTCCGGCCCGGACTTCGGGAACATTGTGGGGGAGGGGCTCCTGGCACACGGCTGGTACGGCGTCCTCCAGTCGGCCGGCCTGCTGTTCTTTGCGTTTGCCGGCTACGCCAGAATCGCAACCATGGGCGAGGAAGTACGTGACCCCCGGCGGACCATCCCCAGGGCAATTACCATCGCGCTGGGAATCACCATTGTCATCTACGCCGTCATTGCGATTACCTTGCTCGGAGTGCTCGGTCCGCAGGGGGTAGCCGGGACACCGACGCCACTGGCCGACGCCGTAGCGACAGGCTCGATGGCGTGGGCGGCTCCGGTGGTTCGAGTCGGCGCGGCCGTGGCCTCGTTGGGGGCGCTGCTGGCCTTGATTGCGGGCCTCGGACGCACCAGCCTGGCGATGGCCCGGGAACGTGACCTACCACCATGGCTGGCTGCCGTGCACCCCAAGTACAAGGTCCCGCATCGGGCAGAAACGGCCTTGGCCGTTGTGGTGTGCCTCGTGATCGCAGTGGCGGACCTCCGGGGCGCCATTGGGTTCTCGTCCTTCGGTGTGCTGCTCTACTACCTGGTGGCCAATGTGGCCGCGTACACCCAACCGCAGGAAGACCGCCGATATCCCAAGTTCCTTCAGGTGGCTGGCGCTGTGGCCTGCGTGGGTCTGGTGATGACGTTGCCGCCGCTCTCCGTGGGGCTTGGTGTGCTGATGTTCGCGGCGGGGATCATCTACCGCCTTTTGCGGCTCCGCCGAAACCGGACCTAA
- a CDS encoding helix-turn-helix transcriptional regulator has protein sequence MFDVEVQRVLDYVAHGIGVRIVGVPGSGKSTVVRNVIASLEKSGAMVHVIEGLRTHRNIPFSAIKSLGLDLRPGRSGVLDLADVLSSHLAMSGKHVLILDDIHFVDDESLAVLEAVRGRSSSPLIATAPENVTFSESQLAVLNHGREAVLQLDPLHYEQVHTLLSQVLGGSADADTTARILTKAAGNPRLIVKIAETASLSDLLVRRGGLWRMTGETLWSDHLRGTIEGLLAELTADEFTGLNTMAILGTARIDVLQKIVHPDVLDALERKGLLSVMDDHHNGATAAVSPPVVADYFNGQKSLRDRHLLRSRIAGVLESTPAAADTFTTADCLSRVLASLRRERSSDDAVTARHFHEHSTVRERARFERWEAEKSVANAAALLRIYWGAPVDVKRAQRVCTETSTHDADPSDLLLFTISKALLAINTGRGLNSAVGILKNLGETHPGLKFGADAAILFFSGSHSRVPMARLESGTGQVPGIGKLIEGLMHLYRLNPTMALEVIKDTKDDETFPHLRPFITGFSLFASGKIDESLVFALDWRAEARKNLDQFGVVSSSYIAVHGLLYRGYFEEAEYLMSSVFAMGRPGFVVDVLYDAMLRLAGLRHATSSAAPELSIATQARTEVPDVGPLPGVGKGTYALVAGSNTRPAGFDRRALQLINRQLKSGYVLEGMMTALLCTCLSPARPVLDLLKRILRESNITVHEQFLAIATAVVEGDHKTLSSLLKHYEPDIDLYQVGMLLQGGLKRHVLDGDSDTAEVLAGESSLFAARFPAAFEPVSFIAVKSMLLTDRETEIALLAGYRSNVEIAEQLGISARTVENHISNALRKTGATSRNRLFILARNSLPPE, from the coding sequence GTGTTCGATGTAGAGGTCCAGCGTGTCCTGGACTATGTAGCGCACGGCATTGGTGTGCGCATCGTTGGGGTACCCGGCAGCGGCAAAAGCACGGTGGTGCGCAACGTCATCGCGAGCCTGGAGAAATCCGGAGCGATGGTCCATGTCATCGAAGGTCTCCGTACACACAGGAACATCCCCTTCTCGGCCATCAAGAGCCTTGGACTCGATCTGCGGCCAGGCCGCAGCGGGGTGTTGGATCTGGCTGATGTCCTTTCAAGTCACCTGGCCATGAGTGGCAAACATGTCCTGATCCTGGATGACATCCATTTCGTTGACGACGAATCCTTGGCTGTTCTTGAAGCTGTCCGTGGCCGTTCGAGCAGCCCGTTGATTGCCACGGCACCCGAGAACGTCACCTTCTCCGAGAGCCAACTGGCTGTCCTCAACCACGGGCGGGAAGCCGTCCTCCAGCTGGACCCTCTTCACTACGAGCAAGTCCACACCCTGCTCTCCCAAGTGCTGGGCGGATCAGCCGATGCTGACACGACAGCGCGGATTCTGACCAAGGCGGCCGGCAACCCTCGCCTCATCGTGAAGATCGCAGAGACCGCCTCACTGAGCGATCTGTTGGTCAGGCGTGGTGGGTTGTGGCGCATGACCGGTGAGACGCTTTGGAGCGATCATCTCCGCGGAACCATCGAGGGGTTGTTGGCGGAGCTCACCGCGGACGAGTTTACGGGGTTGAACACCATGGCCATTCTGGGTACGGCCCGTATCGATGTCCTCCAGAAGATCGTGCACCCCGACGTGCTGGATGCGCTCGAGCGCAAGGGCCTGCTGTCCGTCATGGACGATCACCACAACGGCGCCACGGCGGCGGTCAGCCCGCCTGTGGTCGCAGACTACTTCAACGGGCAGAAGTCCCTACGGGACAGGCACCTGCTGCGGAGCAGAATCGCTGGTGTGCTGGAGTCAACGCCAGCGGCTGCCGACACCTTCACCACCGCAGACTGCCTCTCCCGTGTGCTCGCCTCACTCCGCCGAGAGCGCAGCAGCGACGACGCCGTTACGGCCAGGCACTTTCATGAACACAGCACGGTCCGTGAGCGCGCCCGCTTTGAACGGTGGGAAGCCGAAAAGTCTGTCGCCAATGCGGCTGCACTGTTGCGCATCTATTGGGGCGCACCTGTGGATGTGAAGCGCGCCCAGCGCGTCTGCACGGAAACATCAACCCACGACGCAGACCCTTCGGACCTGCTGCTGTTCACCATCTCCAAGGCCCTCCTCGCCATCAACACGGGCAGGGGATTGAACTCGGCCGTTGGGATTCTGAAGAACTTGGGTGAAACACATCCAGGACTAAAATTTGGTGCGGACGCCGCCATTCTATTTTTCAGCGGATCCCACAGCCGCGTCCCCATGGCCCGACTTGAGTCGGGAACAGGCCAGGTGCCGGGGATCGGCAAGCTGATCGAGGGCCTTATGCATCTTTACCGCCTCAATCCGACCATGGCCCTGGAAGTCATCAAGGACACGAAAGACGACGAGACCTTCCCGCACCTACGGCCATTCATCACCGGCTTCTCCCTTTTTGCCAGTGGCAAGATCGACGAATCGCTGGTGTTCGCACTGGACTGGCGTGCCGAAGCCCGTAAGAACCTCGACCAGTTCGGAGTGGTCAGCAGCAGTTACATCGCGGTCCACGGGCTGCTCTACCGCGGCTACTTCGAGGAAGCCGAATACCTGATGAGCAGCGTGTTCGCGATGGGCCGGCCGGGCTTTGTGGTGGATGTACTTTACGACGCCATGCTGCGCCTTGCGGGCCTGCGGCACGCCACGTCTTCGGCGGCGCCGGAACTATCCATCGCCACTCAGGCGCGGACGGAAGTGCCCGACGTCGGTCCGTTGCCTGGTGTGGGTAAGGGGACTTACGCACTGGTCGCCGGCAGCAACACTCGGCCGGCGGGATTTGACCGCCGCGCCTTACAACTGATCAACCGGCAGCTGAAGAGCGGTTACGTACTGGAAGGAATGATGACGGCGCTGCTGTGCACCTGCCTGAGTCCGGCTCGCCCGGTGCTGGACCTGCTGAAAAGGATCCTCAGGGAAAGCAACATCACCGTTCATGAACAGTTCCTGGCCATCGCAACTGCTGTGGTGGAGGGAGACCACAAGACGCTCAGCAGTTTGTTGAAGCACTACGAACCGGACATCGACCTCTACCAGGTTGGCATGTTGCTCCAGGGCGGCCTCAAACGTCATGTTCTGGACGGCGACTCCGACACTGCGGAAGTCCTCGCGGGGGAGTCATCACTGTTCGCGGCCCGATTCCCGGCAGCCTTCGAACCGGTCTCCTTCATTGCGGTGAAGTCAATGCTCCTCACGGACAGGGAAACCGAAATAGCCTTGCTGGCCGGGTACCGCTCGAATGTGGAGATTGCTGAACAACTTGGAATCAGTGCCAGGACCGTGGAGAACCACATTTCCAACGCTCTGCGAAAGACCGGCGCAACTTCGCGCAATCGTCTCTTCATCCTGGCCAGAAATTCACTGCCGCCCGAGTGA
- a CDS encoding SRPBCC family protein, with protein MWDYEHTVETGAAQQDIWRLWADVESWGDWNAEIERIEIDGPFAKGATILMTPPGEDAIALQLAEVVPGELFVDEARFDGLLLRTTHRIEKLDGGRVRVTYRMEISGAGADDIGPGIGPGITADWPETMASLVEHAQL; from the coding sequence ATGTGGGACTACGAACACACCGTTGAGACTGGCGCGGCACAACAGGACATCTGGCGCCTGTGGGCCGACGTCGAAAGTTGGGGCGACTGGAACGCCGAGATCGAACGGATCGAGATCGACGGCCCCTTCGCTAAGGGCGCTACCATCCTGATGACACCGCCGGGCGAGGACGCCATCGCGCTGCAGCTCGCCGAGGTGGTGCCGGGTGAGCTTTTCGTTGACGAAGCGCGATTCGACGGCTTGCTGCTGCGCACCACCCACCGCATCGAAAAGCTCGACGGCGGCCGCGTCCGGGTTACCTACCGGATGGAGATCTCCGGCGCCGGGGCAGACGATATCGGGCCCGGCATTGGACCTGGTATCACGGCAGATTGGCCCGAGACTATGGCTTCCCTCGTCGAACACGCACAGCTCTGA